The following are encoded together in the Desulfococcus multivorans genome:
- a CDS encoding NUDIX hydrolase, which translates to MYPDQPRVGVGAVVFKNDKILLVLRGKPPAEGVWAIPGGRLNLGETLKEAAEREIREETGIDIRAGEPVFTFDVIERDPDGGIRFHYVIVDLAAEYVGGVPSAGDDAVEVRWVSAAEMDAMDVNPTTRKLLKTRFSFG; encoded by the coding sequence ATGTATCCGGATCAGCCCCGCGTCGGCGTCGGCGCCGTGGTATTCAAGAACGACAAGATCCTGTTGGTCCTTCGAGGCAAGCCCCCCGCGGAAGGGGTCTGGGCCATCCCCGGCGGTCGTCTCAACCTGGGAGAGACCCTGAAGGAAGCGGCTGAAAGGGAGATCAGGGAGGAGACCGGCATCGACATCCGGGCCGGTGAACCGGTGTTTACCTTTGACGTCATCGAGCGCGACCCGGACGGAGGGATACGCTTCCATTACGTCATTGTGGATCTCGCGGCGGAATACGTGGGGGGCGTACCCTCGGCCGGAGACGACGCCGTAGAGGTCCGATGGGTGTCTGCGGCGGAGATGGATGCAATGGACGTCAATCCCACCACCCGAAAATTGCTGAAAACCCGGTTCAGTTTTGGCTGA
- a CDS encoding class I SAM-dependent methyltransferase: MEKNRVKWNEKYRKDPHMKPPTAIVRRFGPMAPAGPALDIACGTGGNTLFLAEKGFDVDAVDISDAALAVIAGKHQRIRTVHADLDTYDIPPERYTLILNIRFLNRRLFPYIREALRPGGMLIFETYVEAPEYGAQAVSCRDYLLRDNELLHAFISLYIIYYQEKTVSTPRGLWRTATLVGIKR; encoded by the coding sequence ATGGAAAAAAACCGCGTCAAATGGAACGAAAAGTATCGGAAGGATCCCCATATGAAACCGCCCACGGCCATTGTCCGACGTTTTGGACCCATGGCTCCCGCAGGTCCGGCTCTGGACATCGCATGCGGCACCGGCGGAAACACGCTCTTCCTGGCTGAAAAGGGATTTGACGTCGATGCCGTCGACATCTCCGACGCAGCCCTTGCCGTCATCGCCGGCAAACACCAGCGGATCCGGACCGTTCACGCCGACCTGGACACCTATGATATCCCACCGGAGCGGTACACCCTGATCCTGAACATCCGTTTTCTGAACCGGCGCCTCTTTCCCTACATTCGAGAGGCGCTCCGTCCCGGGGGAATGCTGATCTTCGAGACTTACGTGGAAGCCCCCGAATACGGCGCCCAGGCCGTATCGTGCCGCGACTATTTGCTGCGGGACAACGAGCTGCTTCACGCCTTCATTTCCCTTTATATCATCTATTACCAGGAAAAGACCGTCTCCACGCCCAGGGGATTGTGGCGCACGGCAACCCTGGTGGGGATCAAACGATGA
- a CDS encoding DMT family transporter, whose product MKHSPGMDTAVSAPWVNPFFALVVGVFAVSTGAIFARLAGEAPALVIAAYRVGLATLVLLPVAFFTARRELMRLSGADLRLAGFSGLFLALHFATWISSLDYTSVTNSVVLVNTNPLWVGILTPFITGERLGRTAVVSILISVVGGVIIGYGDFETGGKALLGDALALAGSICAAVYLLIGRRLRQKLTLTAYVTVCYGSAAVILWAMVLCLRLPISGFSTNTVTAFWAMALIPQLIGHTSYNWSLRWFSAGTIAVSLLGEPIGSSIMAYFLFDEGFTVHKLLGGGLILFAIYLASRGEATKKAG is encoded by the coding sequence ATGAAACATTCCCCAGGGATGGACACCGCCGTTTCGGCGCCGTGGGTAAACCCGTTTTTCGCTCTGGTGGTCGGCGTCTTCGCCGTGTCTACGGGGGCAATCTTCGCCAGACTGGCCGGTGAGGCCCCCGCCCTGGTCATCGCGGCCTATCGCGTGGGGTTGGCGACGCTGGTCCTTCTGCCCGTGGCCTTCTTTACCGCCCGACGTGAGCTGATGCGCCTTTCCGGAGCCGATCTGAGGCTTGCCGGATTTTCGGGCCTCTTTCTCGCCCTTCATTTCGCCACATGGATCTCCTCCCTGGATTACACCTCGGTTACCAACAGCGTCGTGCTCGTCAACACCAATCCCCTGTGGGTGGGCATTCTGACGCCCTTCATCACGGGAGAGCGTCTGGGCAGAACCGCCGTGGTCAGCATTCTCATCAGCGTCGTGGGCGGCGTCATCATCGGCTACGGAGATTTCGAGACCGGCGGCAAGGCGCTTCTGGGCGATGCCCTCGCCCTTGCCGGGAGCATCTGCGCGGCGGTCTACCTCCTGATCGGCCGCCGCCTTCGGCAGAAACTGACACTCACGGCCTATGTCACCGTCTGCTACGGAAGCGCCGCCGTCATTCTGTGGGCCATGGTCCTTTGTCTTCGACTGCCGATCAGCGGTTTTTCCACCAACACCGTCACCGCCTTCTGGGCCATGGCCCTCATTCCCCAGCTGATCGGCCATACGAGTTACAACTGGTCTTTGCGATGGTTCAGCGCCGGCACCATCGCCGTGAGCCTCCTGGGAGAGCCCATCGGCAGCAGTATCATGGCCTATTTTCTCTTCGACGAGGGCTTCACCGTCC
- a CDS encoding ComF family protein has protein sequence MKPIHLPLRRIRAVGRALLDFTFPSKCTVCGAFFPGTVEADPSGVAAPPPQAFAAALTPFFCPRCRSDFTAWDGPHCCRCGRPIDNRGEWGPICDSCLKKPRQFHKVRAFGIYDGSLKTALHQLKYRSRTQLAGPLGRLLFSTFLQHWPEADIDLVIPVPLHPRKFRRRGFNQAFLLIRQWPELAAEMQIPVFQEMIQKSALKRVRDTDTQVGMKRSTRRTNIQNAFAVAGECDVREKKILLVDDVYTTGATADECARTLCRAGAGRVDVLTLAQTVQSR, from the coding sequence GTGAAACCGATCCATCTGCCGCTTCGCAGGATCCGAGCCGTCGGGCGGGCGCTTCTGGATTTCACCTTCCCCTCCAAATGCACGGTTTGCGGTGCATTTTTCCCTGGGACCGTCGAAGCCGATCCCAGCGGCGTGGCGGCACCGCCGCCCCAGGCCTTTGCAGCCGCGTTAACCCCATTTTTCTGCCCCCGGTGCCGCAGCGACTTCACTGCCTGGGACGGCCCTCACTGCTGTCGTTGCGGCAGACCGATCGACAACCGCGGGGAGTGGGGTCCGATCTGCGATTCCTGCCTGAAAAAACCAAGGCAATTTCACAAAGTCCGGGCATTCGGCATCTACGACGGCAGCCTCAAAACCGCCCTTCATCAACTCAAATACCGGTCCAGAACCCAACTGGCCGGTCCCCTGGGGCGCCTCCTTTTTTCAACCTTTCTTCAGCACTGGCCCGAAGCGGATATCGATCTCGTGATCCCGGTTCCGCTTCACCCCCGCAAGTTCCGGCGACGGGGATTCAACCAGGCCTTTCTGCTCATACGACAGTGGCCCGAGCTCGCCGCCGAAATGCAGATTCCCGTTTTCCAGGAGATGATTCAAAAATCCGCCCTGAAAAGGGTCCGCGATACGGACACCCAGGTCGGAATGAAACGGAGCACGCGCCGGACAAACATCCAGAACGCCTTTGCCGTGGCCGGAGAGTGCGATGTCCGTGAAAAAAAAATCCTGTTGGTGGACGACGTCTACACCACCGGCGCCACGGCCGATGAGTGCGCGCGAACCCTGTGCAGGGCCGGGGCCGGGAGGGTCGACGTGCTCACGCTTGCGCAAACCGTTCAAAGCCGGTAA
- the tesB gene encoding acyl-CoA thioesterase II, with protein sequence MSVCVEDNVLEELIKLLKLEKIEENIFRGQSQDLGYRSVYGGQVLGQALSAACQTVPKDRRIHSLHAYFLRMGDARKPIVYDVDCIRDGKSFTTRRVVAIQKGRAVFSMSASFQVDEPGFEHQDAPPSVPGPEGLESDIEFALRHQDKIPAAIREKIICRRPIEMRPVNPIKPFAPEKREPVRYTWFKTIDRMPDDPAVHRYLLAYASDFGLVVTALYPHGHSYWEPSMQVASLDHAMWFHRDFRIDDWLLYVMKSPNACKARGLASGRIYTRDGRLIASVVQEGLIRYHDDPHQGIP encoded by the coding sequence ATGAGCGTCTGCGTTGAAGACAATGTGCTGGAAGAACTGATCAAGCTCTTGAAACTGGAAAAGATCGAGGAGAACATTTTTCGCGGCCAGAGTCAGGATCTGGGTTATCGCAGCGTCTATGGGGGACAGGTGCTCGGTCAAGCCCTGTCGGCAGCCTGCCAGACCGTTCCCAAAGACCGTAGGATTCACAGCCTTCATGCGTACTTTCTGAGAATGGGCGACGCCCGGAAACCCATCGTTTATGACGTGGACTGCATCCGGGACGGCAAGAGCTTTACGACCCGCCGGGTGGTCGCCATCCAGAAGGGACGCGCCGTATTCAGCATGTCGGCATCGTTTCAGGTGGACGAGCCGGGCTTCGAGCATCAGGACGCCCCGCCGAGCGTACCAGGGCCCGAAGGTCTCGAATCCGACATCGAATTCGCCCTCCGCCATCAGGACAAAATACCGGCCGCCATCCGGGAAAAAATTATCTGCAGAAGACCCATCGAGATGCGACCCGTCAACCCCATCAAGCCCTTTGCTCCGGAGAAACGGGAACCGGTCCGGTACACCTGGTTCAAAACCATCGACCGGATGCCCGATGACCCGGCTGTTCACCGGTATCTGCTGGCCTATGCCTCCGACTTCGGCCTGGTGGTAACGGCGCTCTATCCCCACGGCCACAGCTACTGGGAGCCGTCCATGCAGGTGGCGAGTCTGGATCATGCCATGTGGTTCCACCGGGATTTCCGCATCGACGACTGGCTCCTTTATGTCATGAAAAGCCCCAATGCCTGTAAGGCTCGAGGCCTGGCCTCAGGGAGGATTTACACCCGGGACGGCAGGCTCATTGCCTCGGTGGTGCAGGAAGGCCTGATCCGCTACCACGATGATCCGCACCAGGGCATCCCGTGA
- the parC gene encoding DNA topoisomerase IV subunit A → MSDTASIVDEGAEQLSLGNFVRPAYLNYAMYVIMDRALPFVGDGLKPVQRRIVYAMSELGLKATAKPKKSARTVGDVLGKYHPHGDSACYEAMVLMAQNFSYRYPFIDGQGNWGSIASPKEFAAMRYTEARLSAYADVFLSELSMGTVDWVPNFDGTLEEPRMLPARLPNIILNGAAGIAVGMATDIPPHNLREIVAACIHLIDNPNASLEDICGIVPGPDFPTGAEIITPAAELTEIYRNGQGMIRMRATYELDNGDIVVTALPYQVSPEKVIEQIAAQMIAKKLPMVSDIRDLSDQEEPTRIMILPRSARVDKEALMSHLFATTDLEKSVKVNMTAIGLNRKPQAFGLVDLLRQWLEFRRDTVTRRLRFRFDKITERLHILDGLLAAYLNLDAVIRIIRDSDEPKTALMSGFDLSPLQAEAILQIRLRQLARLEEIKIREEKAGLEKERDRIERILGSDRRMKTLIKKELAADAETYGDPRRTRIVARREAHAIKETDLAPPEPITVVLSVNGWVRAAKGHNIDPAQLSYKAGDTLLSVARGNTHQPAVFLDTAGRSYALLSGTLPSARSQGEPLTGRLSLASGERFVAVVMGEPGRKLLLASDCGYGFVTDAHNMATKNTKGKAMLTLPRNARPLPPREVRNPETDCLAIVTTEGRMLLFPVRNLPELSKGKGNKIIQIPPKAARERRELVNIIEIVPQGATIKVHSGKQAVRFTWESLSVFMGERGRRGKLLPRGYQRVDYIEVIPPHEPASGAADASGSGSGE, encoded by the coding sequence ATGAGCGACACCGCATCCATCGTCGATGAAGGCGCCGAGCAGCTTTCCCTCGGAAATTTTGTCCGGCCCGCCTATCTCAACTACGCCATGTACGTGATCATGGACCGGGCACTGCCCTTTGTGGGAGACGGTCTCAAACCGGTCCAGCGCCGCATCGTCTACGCCATGAGCGAACTGGGCCTCAAGGCCACCGCAAAGCCCAAGAAATCCGCTCGAACGGTGGGGGATGTCCTCGGTAAATACCACCCCCACGGCGATTCGGCCTGTTACGAGGCCATGGTGCTCATGGCCCAGAATTTTTCCTATCGGTATCCCTTCATCGACGGACAGGGGAACTGGGGTTCCATCGCCTCTCCAAAGGAATTCGCCGCCATGCGGTATACCGAGGCCCGTCTCTCGGCCTATGCCGATGTGTTCCTCTCGGAACTCTCCATGGGCACCGTCGACTGGGTGCCCAACTTCGACGGAACCCTTGAAGAGCCGCGGATGCTGCCGGCGAGGCTGCCCAATATCATTCTGAACGGCGCAGCAGGGATCGCCGTCGGCATGGCCACGGACATCCCGCCCCACAACCTGCGGGAGATCGTTGCAGCCTGCATCCACCTCATCGACAATCCCAACGCGTCGCTGGAGGATATCTGCGGGATCGTCCCGGGGCCGGACTTCCCGACGGGGGCGGAGATCATCACGCCGGCGGCGGAGTTGACGGAGATCTACCGGAACGGTCAGGGCATGATCCGGATGCGGGCCACCTATGAGCTCGACAACGGCGACATTGTCGTCACAGCCCTGCCCTATCAGGTTTCCCCCGAGAAGGTCATCGAGCAGATCGCCGCGCAGATGATCGCCAAAAAGCTTCCCATGGTCTCGGATATCCGGGATCTTTCGGACCAGGAGGAGCCGACGCGCATCATGATACTGCCCCGGTCTGCCCGCGTGGACAAGGAGGCCCTCATGAGCCATCTTTTCGCCACCACCGACCTCGAGAAAAGCGTCAAGGTGAACATGACGGCCATCGGCCTGAACCGAAAACCCCAGGCCTTCGGCCTCGTCGACCTCCTGCGCCAATGGCTCGAGTTCCGTCGGGACACGGTGACGCGACGGCTGCGGTTCCGGTTTGACAAAATCACCGAACGCCTTCATATTCTGGACGGGCTCCTCGCTGCCTATCTCAACCTCGATGCGGTGATCCGGATCATAAGGGACAGCGACGAGCCCAAGACGGCCCTGATGTCAGGTTTCGACCTCAGCCCTTTACAAGCCGAAGCCATCCTTCAGATCCGCCTGCGTCAACTGGCGCGGCTGGAGGAGATTAAAATCCGTGAGGAAAAGGCGGGCCTCGAGAAGGAGCGGGATCGGATCGAGCGGATTCTGGGTTCGGATCGACGCATGAAAACCTTGATCAAGAAGGAACTTGCCGCCGATGCGGAAACCTACGGCGATCCCCGGAGGACCCGAATCGTGGCACGGAGGGAAGCCCATGCCATCAAGGAGACGGATCTGGCACCGCCCGAGCCGATTACCGTGGTGCTTTCCGTAAACGGGTGGGTTCGAGCGGCAAAAGGACACAACATCGATCCGGCACAGCTCTCCTACAAGGCCGGCGACACGCTTTTGAGCGTGGCCCGGGGCAACACCCATCAGCCGGCCGTCTTTCTCGACACCGCCGGACGGAGCTACGCCCTGCTGTCGGGCACGCTGCCGTCGGCCAGAAGTCAGGGGGAGCCTTTGACAGGCCGGCTGTCCCTGGCGAGCGGGGAGCGCTTTGTCGCCGTCGTTATGGGTGAACCCGGCCGCAAGCTTTTGCTGGCCAGCGACTGCGGATACGGTTTTGTGACCGACGCCCACAACATGGCCACCAAGAACACCAAGGGCAAGGCCATGCTGACCCTTCCCCGGAACGCGAGACCCCTGCCGCCCCGGGAGGTCCGGAATCCTGAAACCGATTGTCTGGCGATCGTCACCACCGAAGGCCGGATGCTTCTCTTTCCCGTCCGGAATCTGCCGGAGTTGTCCAAGGGGAAGGGAAACAAGATCATTCAGATCCCCCCGAAAGCCGCCCGGGAGCGACGGGAACTGGTTAACATCATCGAGATCGTGCCCCAAGGGGCGACAATAAAGGTTCATTCCGGGAAACAGGCGGTCAGGTTTACCTGGGAGAGCCTGTCGGTTTTCATGGGGGAGAGAGGCCGCCGCGGAAAGCTCCTGCCCAGGGGATACCAGCGGGTTGACTACATAGAGGTGATACCGCCTCACGAACCCGCTTCCGGTGCTGCCGATGCATCCGGCAGCGGATCGGGGGAATGA
- a CDS encoding CoA-transferase subunit beta encodes MEKLCYTPREMMTIMAAREIGDGDIVFCGTGISMLAAVAAKKINAPNSVIFFETGAVDARIAELPLAVSDPRIMYGAAAHGNLLDAFAFMQNRFTGDRIIAILGAAQIDPFGNLNTTCIGPYDRPVIRFSGSGGGCDVASFVPRCIAFMQHEKRKFVERIDYLTSPGGLDGGRSREKAGLRPGGIGVVITNKAVMRIDPETRRLYLDRYYPGIAPREIQDSTGFAVDVSRSCEASPPTATELRILREVCDPQGLILRNRPSD; translated from the coding sequence ATGGAGAAGCTGTGCTACACCCCTCGGGAGATGATGACGATCATGGCCGCGCGGGAGATCGGGGACGGAGACATCGTGTTCTGCGGGACCGGTATCTCAATGCTGGCCGCTGTCGCCGCCAAGAAGATCAACGCCCCGAACAGCGTCATCTTTTTTGAGACCGGGGCTGTTGACGCCCGCATCGCAGAGCTGCCGCTGGCGGTATCCGATCCGCGGATCATGTATGGCGCGGCCGCCCATGGGAACCTGCTGGACGCCTTTGCCTTCATGCAGAACCGGTTCACCGGTGATCGGATCATCGCGATCTTAGGGGCGGCACAGATCGACCCGTTCGGGAACCTCAACACCACCTGTATCGGTCCGTACGACCGACCGGTGATTCGCTTCTCCGGCAGCGGCGGCGGATGCGACGTAGCCTCCTTCGTCCCCCGGTGTATCGCTTTTATGCAGCATGAAAAACGCAAGTTCGTCGAGCGGATCGACTATCTGACGAGTCCGGGAGGACTCGACGGCGGCAGGTCACGGGAGAAGGCCGGCCTGCGTCCCGGGGGTATTGGGGTCGTCATCACCAACAAGGCGGTGATGCGAATCGATCCGGAGACCCGGAGGCTCTATCTCGACCGGTATTATCCCGGAATCGCTCCCCGGGAGATCCAGGACAGCACGGGCTTTGCCGTCGATGTCTCCCGGTCCTGCGAAGCTTCGCCGCCCACGGCGACCGAACTCAGGATTCTTCGGGAAGTCTGCGATCCCCAGGGGCTCATCCTGAGAAACCGACCCTCCGATTGA
- a CDS encoding CoA transferase subunit A — protein sequence MTQRQPQHHKVVPLTDAVRRYVRDGTHLAIGGFTLNRNPMAAIREIVRQRVRNLHLYAHSNGTGLDELIGGGCVARLEIAYGGNGVATPTCIRFRKAVEAGRIVVEDYSNYMMSLRFLAGAMGVPFLPTLSGLGSDIAARWGFSKAMRRDDPRLPDDKLIVMDNPFGAWGEASRVLLVPAVNPDVTLLHVQTADAMGTCRIDGLPFGDIEQAKASRHVIVTCETLTTTEALRAHPERNQLAFPHVSAVCHVPWGGYPTAVYRRYDYDAEYLKAYAEAAGDEERFAAYQERYIFGVDSHEAFLEAVGRPRLEALKADPETGYAVNMKRG from the coding sequence ATGACACAGAGGCAACCGCAGCATCATAAGGTGGTGCCGCTTACGGATGCCGTCCGTCGATATGTCCGGGACGGCACCCACCTGGCCATTGGCGGATTTACCCTGAATCGAAACCCCATGGCGGCGATCCGGGAGATCGTCCGGCAACGGGTCCGGAACCTGCATCTCTATGCCCACTCCAACGGCACCGGACTGGACGAACTGATCGGCGGGGGCTGTGTTGCGAGACTCGAGATCGCCTATGGCGGTAACGGCGTGGCGACGCCCACCTGCATTCGATTTCGGAAGGCGGTGGAGGCGGGGCGCATCGTGGTTGAGGATTACTCCAATTATATGATGAGTCTCCGATTCCTGGCAGGAGCCATGGGGGTTCCTTTTCTGCCGACCCTCTCCGGTCTGGGATCGGACATCGCCGCCCGGTGGGGGTTCTCGAAGGCGATGCGGAGAGATGATCCCCGCCTTCCGGACGACAAGCTGATCGTGATGGACAACCCCTTCGGCGCCTGGGGGGAGGCCTCCCGGGTGCTGCTGGTGCCGGCCGTCAATCCCGATGTGACCCTGCTCCACGTCCAGACCGCGGATGCCATGGGGACATGTCGCATTGACGGGCTGCCTTTCGGGGATATCGAACAGGCCAAGGCCTCCCGCCATGTCATCGTCACCTGCGAGACGCTGACGACAACCGAGGCCCTTCGGGCTCATCCGGAGCGAAACCAGCTTGCCTTTCCCCACGTCAGCGCCGTCTGCCATGTTCCCTGGGGCGGGTATCCCACCGCGGTCTACCGCCGTTACGACTACGACGCCGAATACCTGAAGGCCTATGCCGAGGCCGCAGGGGACGAGGAGCGGTTCGCGGCCTACCAGGAACGGTACATTTTCGGGGTCGACTCCCACGAGGCGTTTCTGGAAGCGGTTGGGCGGCCGAGGTTAGAGGCGTTGAAAGCCGATCCAGAGACTGGTTATGCCGTGAACATGAAAAGGGGATGA